The Deinococcus hopiensis KR-140 sequence CCATCCAGACCCTCGCCGAGTCGCGGGGGCTGTCGGTGGTCCGCGAGTACACTGGCCACGGCATCGGCAAGCGGCTGCACGAGGAACCCACCATCTACCACTGGGGAGCGCGTTACACGGGCCTCAAATTGCAACCCGGCATGGTCTTTACCATCGAGCCGATGATCAACCTCGGGCGGCCCGAGACGCGCCTGATGCCCGACGGCTGGACGGTGGTGACTGCCGACAAGTCGCCCAGCGCCCAGTTCGAGCACACGGTGGTGGTCACGCCGAAGGGGCACGAGATTTTGACGCTGTGACGGTCGCCGCTTCCAGGCCTCCCCAGGTCCCCAAGTTCCCGCGCGGTGGCCTGCGGCCCCTGTTTCCCGAACATCTCGAAGACGAGGGTGTGTACCGGAGCGCGGTGCTGGAGGGGCAGGACCTGTCGGGCCGGGCGCTGCACGCCGTGACCTTCGAGGCCTGCGTGTTCCGGGAGGTCAACCTCCGTGAGGCCGCGTGGTCCCACGTTCGCTTGCGGGACGTGCGCTTCGAGGGCAGTGACCTGTCTGGGGCAAAGTGGACGGAGACGGGCGTGCAGCGGGCGCAGTTTACCGACTGCCGCCTTCTGGGCTTTCAAGCGCCAGAGGCCGTACTGGGGCACGTCCGCCTGACGCGCGTGCAGGCCGGGCTGGCCCTTTTCCTGAAGGTGGACGCCAAGGCCCTCTGGCTGGAGGACTGCGACCTCTCCGAGGCCACCTTTATGGACGCCAGGCTGCCCGGCGCGGTCTTTCAGCGCTGCACCCTGCGCCGGACCGACTTTCGAGGAGCGAAGATGCCGGCCGCAGACCTGAGAGGCTCCAACCTGTCCGGCCTCAGAATCGGCCTGCCCGAACTGGAGCAGGTCGTGGTGGAGGCCGCGCAGCTTGCGGACCTCGCCTTCCTGCTGGGCGTGCGCCTGTCGGAATGATTGCCGTGAGGTCCGTCGTCATCCCCGATCTTCACGGCTGTCCCCAGTTTCTGGAGTGGGTGCAGGAGCGCTTTCCGGGCCGCCACCTCATCTTGCTGGGCGACCTGATCCACCGCGGACCGGATTCGCGGCGAACTTTGCGCCTCGCGTTGCGGCTGGCCGAAGAGGGCCGCGCCAGGTTGCTGTGGGGCAACCACGAACACTGGGTCTGGCAGGAGACGGCGCGGCTCTCGCCTTCCGGACGGGAGAAGTGGTTCCGGCGCGAGGGGCACGAGCTGTTCGCGGCGTACGGTGGAAACGGCCGCGCTGTCGGGGATGTAATGCACGATCTGGGCCGCTTCGCCCGCCTGGCCCGCCCCTACCACGTGGAGGGTAAGATGCTGTGCGCCCACGCCGCCCGCCCCAGCCTGGGCCGCACGCCAGATGAGCTGCTGGACCGCGGGTACCTGTGGGACCGTCCCAAGACGGGTCTGCACCCGCTCCCCACCCACGTCTTCCCCGAGTTGAGGTATTCCGTCCACGGTCACACGCCCCAGCCGCGCCCGCTGGTGGACCTGGAAGGGCAGGGCGTGGTCTACCTGGACCTTGGCAGCGCCCGCACGGGCCGCTTCTGCGTGTGGGACGCGCAGCTCCAACGGGTGGTGCTGTACCGGGAGGGCGACTGAACTTGCGCCGCCTGCATCTGCTCTGGCGTCCCCTACAATTAGGCAGTTGTAGTTCTATGCGGAGGGTACGGGCATAAATCAAGTCGTTTTTAAAGGCAAACGCACGCGTGAACTCTCTCCTGATGCTGCCGTCAGCGTCGTGGACGTATTCAAGAGCTTCCGGACTCCCACAGGCGGCGAAACAAGGGTGCTGGATGACATCGACCTCGACATTCGCCGGGGCGAGTTCTTCAGCCTCCTCGGTCCCTCGGGCTGCGGCAAGACCACCCTGCTCCGCATCCTGGCCGGCTTCGAGGCCGCCGACGCGGGTACCGTGCTGATCGGTGGCCACGACATGACGGGCATTCCGCCCCACCGCCGTCCCGTCAATACGGTGTTTCAGAGCTACGCCCTCTTTCCGCACATGACCGTGTTTGACAACGTGGCCTTTGGGCTGCGGCAAAAGCGTGTTCCCACCGGACAACTTCGCGGGCGTGTGGGCCGGGCACTGGAAACCGTCCGAATCGGGGAACTCGCCCGCCGCCGTCCCGATCAGCTCTCTGGTGGGCAGCGGCAACGGGTGGCCCTCGCGCGCGCCATCGTCAACGAGCCGGAAGTGCTGCTGCTCGACGAGCCCCTGTCGGCGCTGGACCTGAAGCTCCGCAAGGAGCTTCAGGTGGAGCTGTCGGCCCTGCAAGAATCCCTGGGCATGACCTTCGTGTTCGTCACCCACGATCAGGAGGAAGCCCTCGTCATGAGTGACCGCATCGCCGTCATGAACCGGGGCCGCATTGAGCAACTGGGCCGTGCTGAGGACCTCTACGAGCGCCCCCGCACCGCCTTCGTCGCGGGCTTCCTGGGCCAGAGCAACCTCATTCCCGGCACGGTGCGGGAGTCGAGCCGTGAAGGCGCGACGGTGCAGACCGCCCACGGCCTCCTGCACACCCGTTACGGCTCGGGCCTCCCGGCCGGGCGCGACGTGCTGCTGTCCATCCGTCCGGAAAAGCTGCGGATGGAACGCGACGAGGAAACCCAGGGCAACGAGGTTCGCGCCCGCGTGGACGACATCGTGTACACCGGGGCCGAGAACCAGTACCTGCTGGAGGCGAGCGGCGGGCAACTGGTGGCCTTTCAGCTCAACGCCGACATCGGGGCCGACGAGGACTTCGACTACGACGAGGAAGTCGCCCTGTACCTGCCGCCGGAGAACCTGGTGATTCTGGAGGAGGGATGAGGCGGGGAGCGCGGTCCGCGGCGCAGAGGACCAAGTGGGGAGAGCAGAGAGTCAAAAATCCCTTTGCGCGCTGCCCTCCGCTCGCTGCGGGGCGGCCACATCGCGCGGAGCGGGGCCGTCCATGACCTTCCGCCGTTTCCTCACCACCCTCGGTCCAGGCACGCTGTGGCTCGGTACGTTCCTCGTCGTGCCGCTGCTGATCATGCTCGGGTACTCGCTGCTCACGCGCACCGACCTGGCGCAGGTGGGGCAGCCGATGACGCCCGAGAACTGGGCCCGGGTGTTCGGGTACGACACGCTGTTTCAGGAGTGGGTCACGGACAACCTGCGGGTGCTGTGGCGCAGCGTGTGGCTGGCGGGCGTCAGCACCCTCCTCTGCACGTTGATGGGTTACCCGCTCGCCTTTTATATCGCCGGGCAGGCGGCCCGAAAGAAAAACCTCCTGCTGCTCCTGCTGATCATCCCTTTCTGGACCAACTTCCTCATTCGCGTGTATGCCTGGATTCTCATTTTGCGCCCCTTCGATCTGGTGCCAAGCCTGACGGCCACCTTCCTGGGGATGGTCTACGCCTTCCTGCCGTTTTTCGTGCTGCCCGTGTATTCCAGCGTGGAAAAGGTGGACTGGCGGCTCCTGGAAGCCGCGCAGGACCTCGGCGCCTCTCCGGTCCGTGCCTTTTTCGCGGGTGTGTTTCCACAGACGTTGCCGGGGCTGGTGGCGGGCATTCTCCTCACCTTCATTCCCGCCTTGGGCACCTTTGTGGTCAGCGACATTCTTGGCGGTGCGAAAACAGCCCTCATCGGCAACCTGGTGCAGAACCAGTTCGGGCAGGCGGGCGACTGGCCCTACGGCTCGGCGCTGTCTTTCCTCCTGATGGGCGCCGTGCTGCTCGGCCTGTGGGTGTATGCGCGTGCGGCGGGACAAAAGGGGCTGGAGGAGTTGCTGTGAGGCCCGATGCGCAGCGTGGGCCGCAGAGGGCAAAGGGCAGCGTGCAGAGGCCTTTTTGGCTTTCCGCACGCTGCGCGCTGCACGCTGCGCGGCGGTGGCGCCCATGACCCGCCGCTCCCACCCCCTCCTCTCGGCCTGGGCGTGGCTCGTGTACGCCTTTCTGTATCTGCCTATCCTGGTGCTGATCGTGTTTTCGTTCAACGACAGCCGATTTGGGGCCAACTGGCAAGGTTTCACGTTGAAGTGGTATTCGGTATTGGCCGGGCGGGCGGACGTGCGGGCCGCACTCGGAAACACGCTGCTCGTCGCGTTGGGCAGCACCCTGATCAGTACGGTGCTGGGCACCCTCGTCGGTCTGGGGCTGTGGCGGTATTCGTTCCGCTTTCGCGCGCCGCTGACCTTTCTGCTGGTGCTGCCCATCGTCTTGCCGGACGTGGTGATGGGCGTGGGCCTGCTGATGTTCTACGCCCTGTTGCGGGGGCTGCTGGAACACGCCGGGTGGACCTTCGAGAACGGGTTCTGGACGGTCATGCTCGCGCACGTCACCTTTCAGATCAGCTACGTGGCCCTCACCGTACGCTCGCGGTTGGCGGGCTACGGCCCTGAGCTGGAGGAAGCGGCGCGTGACCTGGGCGCGACGGGGCTGGGCTCCTTCCTGCAGGTCGTGTTGCCCCTCGCGTGGCCGGGCGTGCTGGCAGGGGCGCTGCTCGCCTTTACCCTCAGCCTGGACGACTTCGTTGTCACGTACTTCACGAGCGGCTCTGGCTTTCGCACGCTGCCCGTGTTGATCTACACGTCGGTCAAGCGTGGGGTCACGCCGGACATCAACGCCCTCAGCACCCTGCTCGTGCTGTTTACCGTCGTGGCGCTGCTCGTCGGAAACGTCCTGCTGCGCACGCGCCCCTCCATGCGGCAGGAAGAGCCGTGAAGCGCGCCGTTCTGCTGTTGGCCGTTCTCCTGATGGCCTGCCACCGCATCGAGAAAAAGGACACCGCCGCCGAGGGCAACGGCACCACCACGCCCGCGCCCACGGTACGCAACGACGGGCGGACCCTGCGAATCTTTATGTGGTCCGACTACATCGATCCGGAGACCGTGAAGGCGTTCGAGAAGCGCGAGGGCGTGCGCGTCATCATCGACACCTTTGAGAGCAATGAGGCCATGCTCGCCAAGTTACAGGGCGGCGGGGCAAGCTACGACCTGGTAACGCCCAGCAATTACGTGGTGCAGACGATGGTTCGCGCGCGACTCCTCCAGCCCATGCGGGGGCGCGAGACGCTGAAGAACTTCGGCAACATTGCCGCCGGATTCCTGAACCCCAACTTCGATCCGGGCAACACCTACACCGTTCCCTATCAGTACGCCGCGACGGGCCTGGCCTACAACGCTGGGCGCTATGCGCCGACCGAGGAAAGCTGGAAACTCATTTTCGGCCCCGAGGACAAGGTGCGCTTCGCCCTCCTCGACGATCCACGCGAAGTCATTGGCGCGGCCCTCAAGTACCTGGGGTACAGCGTGAACAGCACCCGGGTGGAGGAACTGCGCGCCGCCCGGGATCTGCTGCGCAGAGCCGTCGCCAAGAAGGGGTTCGAGTCCTTCAGCGGAGGCCCTGAGATTCGCAACAAGCTGCTTGCCCGGCGTCTGGATCTGGGACAGATTTATGTGGGAGACCTGCTTCAGGGCGCCTCAGAGGATCCGGACCTCAAGGTCTTCCTGCCCCGTGAGGGCACCACCATCAGTACGGACACGCTGGTGCTCCTGCGCGGCAGCCCCAACCCGGCGCTCGCCCGCCGCTTCGTGGACCATGTGCTTGATCCGCAGGTCAGCGCCGCCATCAGCAACTACACCTTCTATGGCAACCCCAACCGCGCCGCCGCGCCTCTGCTCGATCCCTTCCTCAGGGGGCAAAAAGCGTTCAACCCCAGTCAGGAGGAACTCAAGTCGGGCCGGGTGGAGTTCATCAACGAGCTGCCGAGGGGCCGCACGCCGCGCCTGTATGACCGCATTTGGACCGAGCTGAAAAGCCGCTGAAGGCCCGGGCTGGAACCGGAGTGCGTTGAGCTGCGTACTGCCCTGCATGCCCACCCTGCTTCCCCACCGCCGCACGCCGCTTCCGCTTATCGCCGGGCTTCTGACCGTGGTGCTGGCCGTCTCGGCGTATGGGTTGTTGCTGGCCGCTCAGCCACATCGGGCGGCCGGCAAGACTTTTCCCGGTCCCTGCCCACGCGCGGGCACGGCGCCCATGCCCGTAGCGTGCGTGCCGGAGCCGCCGAACAAATGAAAAGCCCCTCTCCGCTGTGGAAGAGGGCGCGGCCCAAGATGGGGGTGACGGGTACAGCCCGCGCAGGGGGACCCGCGCCAGCCCCACGCTTCCAAGCCGCTCTCAGTCCGGCAAATTGACAGGTCGCGCGCAGTCCAGCCAGCCCCAGTCCCGCAGGTAGGCGCGAAATTCGGTCAGCAACTCGGCGGCGTCTTCGTGCTCCGCCCCCTCCAGCGAGCGCCTCCACTGCTCGCCGGTCAGTTGGGTATAGGCGAGCAGTGGGGCTGAAGCGCCCAGGTAAGCATCCAGCGATTCCAACAGCGTCTCCCAGCGGGCACGTTTCCAGGGCTTTTGCCGGGTGACCTCGTTCAGAAAATCGTCGGCCGCGTATTCCAGCAGCACCGGGCGGCCAACGATGGGCGGAGCCTTGCGTCCGGGCAGTGTGCTCACGCCCGCTCCCAACCGGGGAAGCCCTCAATGGCGACCAGGGTGGGGCGCGGAATGTTCGTGCCGGGCTTGGCGGCGAAGTTCGAGCGCAGCTTGTCCAGCCCCTCGCTGTCCTCACCGGGGTGCTGCACCGACACGAACAACGTCTTGCCGTCGGGGGACCACACCGGGCCCGTCAGTTCGGCGTCTACCGGGCCGACGGCAAAGCGGTAGGCGCGGCCCGCGTTCGGCCCTTCAGTGGGAAAGAAGAACATCGCGTTGTTGCCGTGGTACGCCTTGATGGGGTTGGTACTCAGATCCGAGTTGTCGGTCACCATCCACAGGTTGCCGTGCGGGTCGAACACGAGGTTATCGGGGCTGGCAAAACCGCTCTGCGGCCCGCCCACCGCGAACACCTCCCACAGGAACGTGCCGGCCCCCGCGTCGCCGCCGTCCTCGCGGAACTTGATGATCTGGCCAAAGTAGTTGCCGTGCTTGGCGTTGTTCGTCAGCGAGATGTAGACCTCGCCCGTCTTGGGGTGAATTTCGATGTCCTCGGGGCGGTCCACCGGCGTGCCGCCCACCGCGAGGGCCGAGGCGCGGGCGTCGGCGAGCACGTCGGCTTGGTTGGCGAACAGCGGCTTGCCGTCGGTGCCCTTGGCTTCCTTCAGCTTGGCGTTCTTGTCAAAATCCAGCAAGGTCCAGCTGCCGTTGCCGAAGTTCGCCACGTACAGGTCGCCCTCGGTCAGCAGGTCGCGGTTGGCGTTGCGGTCGGCGGGATCGTACTTGCCCCGGCTGACGAACTTGTACACGCACGAGTCCTGCATATCGTCGCCCATGTAGCCCACAACGCGGCCGTCTTTGGTAAGCGTTACGGCCACATTCTCGTGGCGGAAGCGGCCCATCGCGGTGCGTTTTTTGGGCGTCCAGGTTGGGTCAAAGGGGTCGATCTCGGTCACCCAGCCCTGGTGCATCGGCTCGTAGCCGCTGCCCGCCCAGCTCTTGGTATAGCCGTCCACGTTCTCCTCGCAGGTCAGCAGGGTGCCCCACGGTGTCTGGCCGCCCGAGCAGTTGCCAACGGTGCCCTTCACCATCGTCGCGCCCTTCACGGCGGCGGTACCGCGCACGGGGCCGGTCAGTTCGATGTCCGTCAGGGCGTCGATGCGGCGGTTGCGCGGATCGACCACCACTTTCCAGGTCCCGCCTTCCTTGCGGACACGCACCACACTGACGCCCATGGCGCGCATTTCGGCTTCGATCTGCGCGGGCGTGCGGTCCTTGGTGTTGCCACCCACGAACAGCGGGTTTACGTACTCGTGGTTGATGGTGAGCAGTGCGTCGGTGCTGCTGCGCCCACCCGTCAGCATATCGGTGGGAAAGAAGCCGACGTAGTCGTGGTTGAAGCCGAGTTCTCGACCATCCGCCGTGAACACTTCGCCCCACGGGGCCACCACCTGAAAGCGGTAGCGCTCGGGCAGCGTCATGGTATCGGCGTTGCCAGGGTCGATGGGCCGGAAGGGCGGCGTGGTGCGGGGATCGCTGCTCGCCGCATTGACCGGTCCGCCGTTGTTGGCGGCCGCCTGCGCGCCGCTGAAGGTAAAGGGGAGTGCTGTCGCGGCGGCCGCCGCCGTGCCCACTGCGCCCCGCCGCGTAATCTGCCGGTCCAGCAGCCTGTGCCAGAAGCTCTGTTGCGCTCGGTCCTGCGTTTGCGTCATGCGGGTCATGGTGCGTGCGGTACGTCACCCGCCTTTCAGCGGGAGGTGAGCGGAACGTCAAGCCTTCAACGTCTCTTTAGTGCGTCCGCACAGCTTCCGTCATCTCTCCGTCACGGTATGTCCAGCGCTGCGCAAGGCCTGCAGCGCTTCTGCCAGCCGTTGCGCCTTGACGAGCACGTAGTCCGTATCAAAGGTGGACAGCGCGAAGATGCCCACGCCTGCACCGCGCAGCGGAACCAGCACGGCCGACAAAACTCCGGTCAGGTGAAAGGGAAAGGGCCCGTGCAGCTGGAGGGCCGCCCACCCGTTTTCGGCCTGCACGTCCGCCGGAATGCGGGCGCTCTCGGTCACCACGCTGATCTCGCCCGGCGCACCGACGATGGCCCACAGCTTGCCGGAGGCCGCCCACACGGGGAGGGGAGCGGAGGGTGGCAACTGCGCGACGCTGTACTCGCCAGGCAAGACGGAAAGGGTCAGGGAGGAAACGGAAGTCACGCTATTCATGAAAGCAGATTCAGGGGTCGCCCTCACCCGGCCCATTGCCCTGCCTTCTCTCAGCGCGTAGATTAGAAGCATTAACCTCATGGACATTTCTCCTCCGGTCGAGACGCTCCGCGTGTCCGGCAAGTCGCGGCCCAACGCGGTGGCCGGCGCGATCGCCGGCCTGATCCGTTCGCAGGGCCGGGCCGAGGTGCACGCCATCGGCCCCGCTGCCGTCAACCAGGCAGTCAAGGCGCTCGCCATCGCCCGGGGCTACCTGGAGGGCGACGGCCTGGACCTCACCGTACAGCCTGCTTTTTTCAAGCTGGAGGTGGCCGACGAGGAACGCACCG is a genomic window containing:
- a CDS encoding metallophosphoesterase → MRSVVIPDLHGCPQFLEWVQERFPGRHLILLGDLIHRGPDSRRTLRLALRLAEEGRARLLWGNHEHWVWQETARLSPSGREKWFRREGHELFAAYGGNGRAVGDVMHDLGRFARLARPYHVEGKMLCAHAARPSLGRTPDELLDRGYLWDRPKTGLHPLPTHVFPELRYSVHGHTPQPRPLVDLEGQGVVYLDLGSARTGRFCVWDAQLQRVVLYREGD
- a CDS encoding ABC transporter permease, giving the protein MTRRSHPLLSAWAWLVYAFLYLPILVLIVFSFNDSRFGANWQGFTLKWYSVLAGRADVRAALGNTLLVALGSTLISTVLGTLVGLGLWRYSFRFRAPLTFLLVLPIVLPDVVMGVGLLMFYALLRGLLEHAGWTFENGFWTVMLAHVTFQISYVALTVRSRLAGYGPELEEAARDLGATGLGSFLQVVLPLAWPGVLAGALLAFTLSLDDFVVTYFTSGSGFRTLPVLIYTSVKRGVTPDINALSTLLVLFTVVALLVGNVLLRTRPSMRQEEP
- a CDS encoding stage V sporulation protein S, coding for MDISPPVETLRVSGKSRPNAVAGAIAGLIRSQGRAEVHAIGPAAVNQAVKALAIARGYLEGDGLDLTVQPAFFKLEVADEERTAMTFSVRRAPPL
- a CDS encoding ACT domain-containing protein — encoded protein: MNSVTSVSSLTLSVLPGEYSVAQLPPSAPLPVWAASGKLWAIVGAPGEISVVTESARIPADVQAENGWAALQLHGPFPFHLTGVLSAVLVPLRGAGVGIFALSTFDTDYVLVKAQRLAEALQALRSAGHTVTER
- a CDS encoding pentapeptide repeat-containing protein, whose amino-acid sequence is MTVAASRPPQVPKFPRGGLRPLFPEHLEDEGVYRSAVLEGQDLSGRALHAVTFEACVFREVNLREAAWSHVRLRDVRFEGSDLSGAKWTETGVQRAQFTDCRLLGFQAPEAVLGHVRLTRVQAGLALFLKVDAKALWLEDCDLSEATFMDARLPGAVFQRCTLRRTDFRGAKMPAADLRGSNLSGLRIGLPELEQVVVEAAQLADLAFLLGVRLSE
- a CDS encoding polyamine ABC transporter substrate-binding protein, with the translated sequence MKRAVLLLAVLLMACHRIEKKDTAAEGNGTTTPAPTVRNDGRTLRIFMWSDYIDPETVKAFEKREGVRVIIDTFESNEAMLAKLQGGGASYDLVTPSNYVVQTMVRARLLQPMRGRETLKNFGNIAAGFLNPNFDPGNTYTVPYQYAATGLAYNAGRYAPTEESWKLIFGPEDKVRFALLDDPREVIGAALKYLGYSVNSTRVEELRAARDLLRRAVAKKGFESFSGGPEIRNKLLARRLDLGQIYVGDLLQGASEDPDLKVFLPREGTTISTDTLVLLRGSPNPALARRFVDHVLDPQVSAAISNYTFYGNPNRAAAPLLDPFLRGQKAFNPSQEELKSGRVEFINELPRGRTPRLYDRIWTELKSR
- a CDS encoding ABC transporter ATP-binding protein translates to MLDDIDLDIRRGEFFSLLGPSGCGKTTLLRILAGFEAADAGTVLIGGHDMTGIPPHRRPVNTVFQSYALFPHMTVFDNVAFGLRQKRVPTGQLRGRVGRALETVRIGELARRRPDQLSGGQRQRVALARAIVNEPEVLLLDEPLSALDLKLRKELQVELSALQESLGMTFVFVTHDQEEALVMSDRIAVMNRGRIEQLGRAEDLYERPRTAFVAGFLGQSNLIPGTVRESSREGATVQTAHGLLHTRYGSGLPAGRDVLLSIRPEKLRMERDEETQGNEVRARVDDIVYTGAENQYLLEASGGQLVAFQLNADIGADEDFDYDEEVALYLPPENLVILEEG
- a CDS encoding PhoX family protein — translated: MTQTQDRAQQSFWHRLLDRQITRRGAVGTAAAAATALPFTFSGAQAAANNGGPVNAASSDPRTTPPFRPIDPGNADTMTLPERYRFQVVAPWGEVFTADGRELGFNHDYVGFFPTDMLTGGRSSTDALLTINHEYVNPLFVGGNTKDRTPAQIEAEMRAMGVSVVRVRKEGGTWKVVVDPRNRRIDALTDIELTGPVRGTAAVKGATMVKGTVGNCSGGQTPWGTLLTCEENVDGYTKSWAGSGYEPMHQGWVTEIDPFDPTWTPKKRTAMGRFRHENVAVTLTKDGRVVGYMGDDMQDSCVYKFVSRGKYDPADRNANRDLLTEGDLYVANFGNGSWTLLDFDKNAKLKEAKGTDGKPLFANQADVLADARASALAVGGTPVDRPEDIEIHPKTGEVYISLTNNAKHGNYFGQIIKFREDGGDAGAGTFLWEVFAVGGPQSGFASPDNLVFDPHGNLWMVTDNSDLSTNPIKAYHGNNAMFFFPTEGPNAGRAYRFAVGPVDAELTGPVWSPDGKTLFVSVQHPGEDSEGLDKLRSNFAAKPGTNIPRPTLVAIEGFPGWERA
- a CDS encoding ABC transporter permease, which translates into the protein MTFRRFLTTLGPGTLWLGTFLVVPLLIMLGYSLLTRTDLAQVGQPMTPENWARVFGYDTLFQEWVTDNLRVLWRSVWLAGVSTLLCTLMGYPLAFYIAGQAARKKNLLLLLLIIPFWTNFLIRVYAWILILRPFDLVPSLTATFLGMVYAFLPFFVLPVYSSVEKVDWRLLEAAQDLGASPVRAFFAGVFPQTLPGLVAGILLTFIPALGTFVVSDILGGAKTALIGNLVQNQFGQAGDWPYGSALSFLLMGAVLLGLWVYARAAGQKGLEELL